CATGGTGAAGGGCGTCAACATCCTGGCCAACGCCGTCAAGGTCACCCTGGGTCCGAAGGGCCGCAACGTGGTGCTGGAAAAGGCCTTCGGCGCCCCGACCGTCACCAAGGACGGCGTCTCCGTGGCCAAGGAAATCGAGCTGGAAGACAAGTTCGAGAACATGGGCGCGCAGATGGTGAAGGAAGTCTCCTCGCAGACCTCCGACGTGGCCGGCGACGGCACCACCACCGCGACCGTGCTGGCCCAGGCCATCGTGCGTGAAGGCATGAAGGCCGTCACCGCCGGCATGAACCCGATGGACCTCAAGCGCGGCATCGACAAGGCCGTGCACGCCGCCGTGGCCGAGCTGAAGACGTTGTCCAAGCCCTGCACCGACACCAAGTCCATCGCCCAGGTGGGCACCATCTCCGCCAACTCCGACGAGTCCATCGGCAAGATCATCGCCGAGGCCATGGAGAAGGTCGGCAAGGAAGGTGTCATCACCGTCGAGGAAGGCTCCGGCCTGGACAACGAGCTGGATGTGGTCGAAGGCATGCAGTTCGATCGCGGTTACCTGTCGCCCTACTTCGTCACCAACCAGCAGAGCATGTCGGCGGAACTGGATGACCCCTTCATCCTGGTCCACGACAAGAAGATCTCCAACATCCGCGACCTGCTGCCCGTGCTGGAAGGCGTGGCCAAGGCCGGCAAGCCGCTGCTGATCATCGCCGAGGACATCGAGGGCGAGGCCCTGGCCACCCTGGTGGTGAACAACATCCGCGGCATCGTCAAGGTCGCCGCCGTCAAGGCCCCGGGCTTCGGTGATCGCCGCAAGGCCATGCTGCAGGACATCGCCGTCCTCACCGGCGGTACCGTGATCTCCGAGGAAGTCGGCCTGTCGCTGGAGAAGGCCACCCTGGACGATCTGGGTCGCGCCAAGAAGATCCAGGTGACCAAGGAAACCACCACCATCATCGATGGTGCCGGCCAGGCCTCCGACATCGAGGCGCGCGTCAACCAGATCCGTGCCCTGATCGAGGAAGCCACCTCCGACTACGACCGCGAAAAGCTGCAGGAACGCGTGGCCAAGCTGGCCGGCGGTGTGGCCGTGATCAAGGTCGGTGCCGCCACCGAGATGGAAATGAAGGAAAAGAAGGCCCGCGTCGAAGACGCCCTGCACGCCACCCGTGCGGCCGTCGAGGAAGGCGTGGTGCCGGGCGGTGGCGTCGCGCTGGTGCGCGTGCTGCAGGCCATCAAGGACCTCAAGGGTGACAACCACGACCAGAACACCGGTATCGACATCGCGCGTCGCGCCATGGAAGAGCCGCTGCGCCAGATCGTCTCCAACGCCGGCGAAGAGGCCTCCGTGGTCGTCAACAACGTCGAGGCGGGCGAAGGCACCTACGGCTACAACGCCGCCACCGGCGAATACGGCGACATGATCGAGATGGGTATCCTCGATCCGGCCAAGGTCACCCGCACCGCGCTGCAGAACGCCGCGTCCGTGTCGGGCCTGATCATCACCACCGAGGCGATGGTCGCCGAGCTGCCGAAGAAGGACGCCCCGGCCCCGGCCGGCGGCATGGGCGACATGGGCGGCATGGGCATGATGTAAGCCCGGTCGCACAACGGCCCGACGAAAGGCCCCGCATCCTCGGATGCGGGGCCTTTTTATTGGGCGATAGGCGAACCGGATTCTCCGCCTAACCCCCCTTTAAGTTCCACTTAAGTTTCCATGGTTATCCTTGGCCACATGCTGCAGAGGAGCCATGCCATGACAGAGACCACCATTATCGATCGCGAACCGCGTACCGTGCCCGTCTGGGACATCGCAGTCCGTGTCTTTCACTGGGCGCTGGTGACGTTCTTCTTCACCGCCTATTTCACGGGTGACGAGCTCGAGGCCGTGCACGAGTTCGCGGGTTACGCGGTGCTCGGTCTGGTCGGCTTTCGCCTGGTGTGGGGGCTGATCGGTACGCGCCATGCCCGGTTTACGAGTTTCTGGTTCCGCCCGCGGGAGGTGCAGGCCTACCTGCGGTCGCTGCTCACACTGCGACCGCGGCATTACCTCGGCCACAATCCGGCGGGTGCCTGGATGATTTTTGCCCTGCTGGTCTCGCTGGTGTTGACCGCGACCACCGGCATCCTCACCGAGGAGGTGGGGCACGCCTGGGAGGATGTGCACGAGTTTTTCGCCAATCTCACCCTGTTCCTGGTGTTCGGACACGTGGCCGGTGTGCTCGTCTCCAGTCTGCTGCATCGCGAGAACCTGGTGCGGGCCATGTTCACCGGGCGCAAGCCTGTCTCGCCCGAGTAAGACCTCTTCCCTCAGTGTGGTTGCCTGACCCGCCCCGGCGGGTCTCTTTTTGCCTGCGGGAAATGCCGCAGTGTGGCGGGCAACCGGTGTGTGATATGCCGCAGTTGACCGTTATTCGTTGTTCTCGTATATGGTATGTATATGAATAACCTGGCTTAATCGAGTTTGGCATCGCATTTGCTCCCAAGGTCGGCATAACAAACATGGGAGCCGTGATGAAACAGTCCAGCCAGATGCCGGCGTCGCTTGCCATGGCGATCGCCTTCAGTCTTTCCGGGATGTCTGCCCAGGCCGCCGATGCGCTCGCCCCGATTGCGGTCGAGGCCGAGGCAGACACCGCAGCCGAGCCCATCGTGCAGGGCAGGGACGCCCTCACGCCCTCTTCTGCGACAGTCGCCGAGCTGCTGAAGTCGGTGCCGGGTGCCGATGTGAACCGCAACGGCAGCCTGTCGGGTATCGCCCAGTACCGCGGCCTGTTCGGTGACCGCATCGACGTCAGCGTGAACGGCCAGCCCTCCGTGTCGGCCTGCACCAACGCCATGGATGCGCCGCTGTCCTATGCCCCCGCCCCGCTGTTCGAGCGCCTCACCGTGTATCGCGGCGTGGCCCCGGTGAGCGTGGCACAGGAGGGCATAGGCGGGGTGATGGTGGCCGAGACCTGGCGGCCCGCGTTCGAGGCCGGTACCCAGCGTCGTGTGACCGCGGGGGCGACCAGCGTGAACGAGGGCCATGCCCTGGGCGCGAATGCGGCCGTCGCCAGCGACACCCAGCAGCTGTGGGTCGCCGCCAGCCGCGAGCAGGCGAACGACACCGACTATGCGCATGGCACCATCGGCGCGACCGAGTACGAACGCAACAGCTACGAGCTGGGCTACCGCCTGCGGGCCGGCGGCGGGATCTGGAGTCTGGAATTCGCGCGGGACGATGGTGGCCCGGCCGGTACCCCGGCCCTGGCCATGGACACCTACCGCAACGAGGCCGACCGCTACCAGCTGTCCTACGCCGGTACCCTGGGCGCGCATGGCGTGAACGTGACGGCATGGCGCAGCGACGGCGAGCACGATATGGACAACTACCACCTGCGCCCCAGCGCCACCACCCTGCGCCGCTCGCTGACCAGTGCGGACGACCGGGGGGTGAAGGTCGATGTCAGCCGCGCCGCCGGCGGCGGCCTGCTCACCGTGGGGGCCGAGGCACAGAAGACCGTGCACGAGGGCGACATCTATGACGCCGCCACCGACACCCTGCTCACCGTGGCCTACAACGACGTCGAGCGTGCCCCGATGGGCGCCTATATCGAGTGGGAGGGACGGCGCGGGAACTGGCAGCTGGTGGCCGGTGCGCGCTACACGCGGGTGGCGATGGACGCGGGCGAGGTGGACTCCAGCATGGCGATGATGAACCCCGCCGTGGCGGCCTATCGCGACGCCTTCAACGCCGCCGACCGCTCGGTAACCGATGACAACCTCAACTGGGCCCTGAACCTCCGCCGTCCGCTGACCGCCGGCACCGAGCTGGTCGTCGGGCTGTCGCGCAAGGTGCGTTCGGCCTCGTACCAGGAGCGCTACCTGTGGCTGCCGATGGAGTCCACGGGCGGGCTGGCCGACGGCAATGTCTATGTCGGGGATATCGGCCTGGATCCCGAGGTGGGTCACGAGATCGATCTGGGCGTCGACTGGCAGGCCGGTGCGCATTACTTCACCCCGCGCGTGTTCTATCGCGACGTGAAGGACTACATCCAGGGCGTGCCCAATGGCGATACCTTCATGGGTAACCCGGTGTTCCAGTTTACCAACGTGGATGCCGAGCTCTACGGTGTCGATGCCGGCTTCGGCCTGGGCCTCACGCAGGCCCTGCGCGTGGATGGCGCCATGAGCTACACCCGTGGCAAGCGCACCGATGTGGACGACGACCTCTACCGCATCGCACCCCCGCACCTGAATGCGGAACTCAGCTATGTGAGCGGGCGTTCGGTCTTCGGTGTGGAGGGGGTGTTCTATGCCGAGCAGGACGATGTGTCGGCGACCAACCTCGAGCAGACCACCGCGAACTATGCCGTCTACAACCTGAGCTGGCGCTATGCGGCCACGCGCAACGCCGATCTCACGCTGGGCGTGGACAACGTCTTCGACAATGGCTACCAGGATCATCTTGCCGGCTACAACCGTGTGGTCGACAGCGATGTACCGGTGGGTGAACGCCTGCCGGGTGCCGGCCGCAACTTCCATGCCGGTCTTACCATGAGTTTTTGAGGCGGCCTCGCCTCGAACGGGCCTGCCCCAGGTCCGCCCTCCAGGCTCATGGTAAAATGCGCCCTCGGTCCCCAATGCCATGCCCCGGCGGCGGGGGCCTCTTTTTTCCCGGGCCTCATCACCGATGTCACGAAGTCTTGCACCAGCGCTGATGCTTTCCGCCGCCGTCCATGTCGCGGCCGCGGGCGGCTACTGGCTGTGGGGTGGTCAGCCGGTCGGGCATGACCGCCTGCCGGTGGTGGAGGTGGCCCTGCTGGCGGAGGCCGTCAGCCCCGCAGAGTCGGGGCCTGCCGATATCGCCCCTGAGCCGGTGAAGGCGCCGGTGAAGACACCGGTGAAGCCGGATCCCGTTCCCGAGACGGCGGCCGGAACCGCGCCGCCCGCCAGCACCGACATGCCACCCGTCGAGCGTAGAATGCCCGAACCGGCACCGCGTGAGTCCATTGCCGAGCGCTCGCCTGCGTCGTCCACCGAGGCGCAACCGGCGGCATCGGCATCGACGTCACCGCGGCCTGCCGCCGCCCCGGGACTGATCGCCTCCATCGAACAGGCCTACAAGACCGCCCTGCAGGCGGAGATCGCCCGCCATCGCAGCTATCCGCTGATGGCCCGGCGCCTGCGCCAGGAGGGGACGGTGGCGGTGGGTTTCGTGGTACAGGCCGACGGGCGCCTGACCGCCATCGAGCTGCTGGAAAGCTCCGGTCATCAACTGCTGGACGAGGCCGCCCTGGCGGCCGTGCGCGAGGTCGCGCGGTTCCGTCCGATCCCCGAGGAACTGGGCCGCCAGGACTGGTCCCTCTCCGTGCCCCTCAATTTTCGGCTGCTCTAGCCGCTATCCCTGGATACAGCACGATTCGTGTGAGATGGCCTGCCGTCCGTCCGTCGATTACCGCCGTCAGGACGGACAACGGGCAGTAATCCGGCCGGATTCACGTCTATATAAGACGTGAAGGCCGTCTCACCACAAGAGCGCCTGCGAGGGCGCCGACGCGCAAGGCGAACGTAGGGGTAGAGTAATCATGAAGCGTTTGATGCCGAACATGCAGATCCGCCACAAGATCTGGGCCGGATATGGCCTGCTGGTGGTCATACTGGCCGTGGTCTCGTTGAGTGCCTGGTTCGGGCTTAGCAGCACGCAACGGGCGATGGCCGAGATCGTCAGCGTCAAGCAGCCGGCGATGATGCAGTCCCTGGAGCTTGCCCGGGACCTGGAGCGGGCAGTGGCGGGTATGGGCTTCTACCTGTTGAGCGGCGAAGAAGAGCATCGCGAAAACTTTACATTCGCGCTGACACGCGTGCAGGAGCTCTCGGCAGAACTTGCCGCCAACCCGTATGTTGCCAGCCAGGCCGAGCTTTCCGCACAGGTGGCCAGTATCGCGGCGAATGTCGAACGCCTGGGGGGCTTCAGTGAGGAGATCATCCGCCTGTCGCAGGATCCGGCAGCCAATATGCCGGCCATGGCCTTTGCCGGCCAATCCGTCAACCCGCTGAGCCAGCAGATGCTGCAGCAGCTCGGGCAGATGCTGCTCACCGAGGCGGAGGAACCCGCCACCCCCGAGCGCAAGCGCCTGCTCACCGACATCAACGACCTGCGCTACGCCTGGGCCAACGTGATGAATGGCGTGCGCGCCTATCTCGCCTTTCGCGGTGAAAGTTCGTTGAATGAGGTGGCACTCTATCTCGAACAGACCGGCGCAGTGATCGAACGGATCCAGGAATCCTCCGCGTTGCTGACCTTCGACCAGGAGGATTCGCTGTCCCAGTTCATCGAACTGCGCGAGCAGTTCATCGCCAGCTACGAGGAGCTGAAGGCCATTCATGGCGGTGAGCAGGGCCGCATGGACGCCTACCTGATCCGCACCGAGATCGGGCCGCTGGTGGCCGAGATCGAGTACGACCTGGCAATGCTGGGTTCCTCGCTGCAGGAGGAGATCAAGACGGTGACCGGCAGCCTCAACACGCAGCTGGCGGCCACCGAGTCGACGACGCTGGTGCTGATGCTGGTCGGTGTGGGCATCGGCATTCTCGCCGCCTGGGGCATGTCGCGCATGATCGGCGGGCCGCTGCGCCAGCTATCGGCGGCGATGACGGACATTGCCGAGGGCGAGGGCGACCTGACCCACCGTCTGCAGGTGACCAGCAGCGACGAGATCGGTCAGCTGGCGCAGGCCTTCAATACCTTCGCCGGCAAGGTGCATGACGTGGTGAGCCAGGTGAAGGGCTCCGTGGCCCAGCTGGCGGCGGCGGCCGAGCAGATGTCCGTGATCACCTCGCAGACCAGCGAGGGCGTGGCCCGCCAGCAGCTGGAGACCGACCAGGTCGCCACGGCCATGCACCAGATGAATGCCACGGCCCAGGAGGTGGCGCGCAACGCGGGCAACACCGCCAGCGCGACCGAAGAGGCGGACCGCGAGACCCGTTCCGGACAGGCGGTGGTGAACCGCACGGTGGCGGCGATGAATGCCCTGGCCGGCGAGGTGGAGCGCGCTGCCGGCGTGATCATGAAGGTGGAGAAGGACTCCGAGAGCATCGGCACGGTCATGCAGGTGATCCGCGACATTGCCGAGCAGACCAACCTGCTGGCGCTCAATGCCGCCATCGAGGCGGCGCGCGCGGGCGAACAGGGCCGGGGCTTTGCGGTGGTGGCCGACGAGGTGCGCACCCTGGCCAGCCGAACGCAGGCCTCCACGGAGGAGATCGACCAGGTGATCAAGACCCTGCAGGGCGCCACGCGCGAGGCCGTGCAGGTGATGGAGGCGAGCCGCGACAAGGCGCGGACGGGGGTGGAGCAGGCCTCCGAGGCGGGCAAGTCACTGACCTCCATCTCAGGTGCGGTGGACAACATCACCGAGATGGGTACCCAGATAGCCAGTGCCGCCGAGGAGCAGAGCGCCGTGGTCGAGGAGATCAGCCGCAACGTGACGAGTATCAGCGAGGTGGCGAGCCAGACCGCCGAGGGCACGCGTCAGCTGGCGGCGGCGAGCAACGAGCTGGCCAGCCTGTCGGCCGACCTGCAGGCCCTGGTGGGGCGCTTCAAGGTCGCCGACTGACGGCTGCGGTTACGGGCGCACGTCCTCGCGACGCGGGAACATCACCAGGTGGTCGATGTCGAGGCGGATCTTCATGCGTGCGCCGACCTCGTAGTCGTAGTGACTGTGGGCCAGTGACAGCACCTTGACGCCGCTCTGCAGGCGCAGGGTGTAGAGGAACTGGGCCCCGCGAAAG
This region of Chromatiales bacterium genomic DNA includes:
- the groL gene encoding chaperonin GroEL (60 kDa chaperone family; promotes refolding of misfolded polypeptides especially under stressful conditions; forms two stacked rings of heptamers to form a barrel-shaped 14mer; ends can be capped by GroES; misfolded proteins enter the barrel where they are refolded when GroES binds) translates to MSAKEVQFGNDARQRMVKGVNILANAVKVTLGPKGRNVVLEKAFGAPTVTKDGVSVAKEIELEDKFENMGAQMVKEVSSQTSDVAGDGTTTATVLAQAIVREGMKAVTAGMNPMDLKRGIDKAVHAAVAELKTLSKPCTDTKSIAQVGTISANSDESIGKIIAEAMEKVGKEGVITVEEGSGLDNELDVVEGMQFDRGYLSPYFVTNQQSMSAELDDPFILVHDKKISNIRDLLPVLEGVAKAGKPLLIIAEDIEGEALATLVVNNIRGIVKVAAVKAPGFGDRRKAMLQDIAVLTGGTVISEEVGLSLEKATLDDLGRAKKIQVTKETTTIIDGAGQASDIEARVNQIRALIEEATSDYDREKLQERVAKLAGGVAVIKVGAATEMEMKEKKARVEDALHATRAAVEEGVVPGGGVALVRVLQAIKDLKGDNHDQNTGIDIARRAMEEPLRQIVSNAGEEASVVVNNVEAGEGTYGYNAATGEYGDMIEMGILDPAKVTRTALQNAASVSGLIITTEAMVAELPKKDAPAPAGGMGDMGGMGMM
- a CDS encoding cytochrome b/b6 domain-containing protein, producing MTETTIIDREPRTVPVWDIAVRVFHWALVTFFFTAYFTGDELEAVHEFAGYAVLGLVGFRLVWGLIGTRHARFTSFWFRPREVQAYLRSLLTLRPRHYLGHNPAGAWMIFALLVSLVLTATTGILTEEVGHAWEDVHEFFANLTLFLVFGHVAGVLVSSLLHRENLVRAMFTGRKPVSPE
- a CDS encoding TonB-dependent receptor encodes the protein MKQSSQMPASLAMAIAFSLSGMSAQAADALAPIAVEAEADTAAEPIVQGRDALTPSSATVAELLKSVPGADVNRNGSLSGIAQYRGLFGDRIDVSVNGQPSVSACTNAMDAPLSYAPAPLFERLTVYRGVAPVSVAQEGIGGVMVAETWRPAFEAGTQRRVTAGATSVNEGHALGANAAVASDTQQLWVAASREQANDTDYAHGTIGATEYERNSYELGYRLRAGGGIWSLEFARDDGGPAGTPALAMDTYRNEADRYQLSYAGTLGAHGVNVTAWRSDGEHDMDNYHLRPSATTLRRSLTSADDRGVKVDVSRAAGGGLLTVGAEAQKTVHEGDIYDAATDTLLTVAYNDVERAPMGAYIEWEGRRGNWQLVAGARYTRVAMDAGEVDSSMAMMNPAVAAYRDAFNAADRSVTDDNLNWALNLRRPLTAGTELVVGLSRKVRSASYQERYLWLPMESTGGLADGNVYVGDIGLDPEVGHEIDLGVDWQAGAHYFTPRVFYRDVKDYIQGVPNGDTFMGNPVFQFTNVDAELYGVDAGFGLGLTQALRVDGAMSYTRGKRTDVDDDLYRIAPPHLNAELSYVSGRSVFGVEGVFYAEQDDVSATNLEQTTANYAVYNLSWRYAATRNADLTLGVDNVFDNGYQDHLAGYNRVVDSDVPVGERLPGAGRNFHAGLTMSF
- a CDS encoding energy transducer TonB, giving the protein MLSAAVHVAAAGGYWLWGGQPVGHDRLPVVEVALLAEAVSPAESGPADIAPEPVKAPVKTPVKPDPVPETAAGTAPPASTDMPPVERRMPEPAPRESIAERSPASSTEAQPAASASTSPRPAAAPGLIASIEQAYKTALQAEIARHRSYPLMARRLRQEGTVAVGFVVQADGRLTAIELLESSGHQLLDEAALAAVREVARFRPIPEELGRQDWSLSVPLNFRLL
- a CDS encoding methyl-accepting chemotaxis protein, whose translation is MKRLMPNMQIRHKIWAGYGLLVVILAVVSLSAWFGLSSTQRAMAEIVSVKQPAMMQSLELARDLERAVAGMGFYLLSGEEEHRENFTFALTRVQELSAELAANPYVASQAELSAQVASIAANVERLGGFSEEIIRLSQDPAANMPAMAFAGQSVNPLSQQMLQQLGQMLLTEAEEPATPERKRLLTDINDLRYAWANVMNGVRAYLAFRGESSLNEVALYLEQTGAVIERIQESSALLTFDQEDSLSQFIELREQFIASYEELKAIHGGEQGRMDAYLIRTEIGPLVAEIEYDLAMLGSSLQEEIKTVTGSLNTQLAATESTTLVLMLVGVGIGILAAWGMSRMIGGPLRQLSAAMTDIAEGEGDLTHRLQVTSSDEIGQLAQAFNTFAGKVHDVVSQVKGSVAQLAAAAEQMSVITSQTSEGVARQQLETDQVATAMHQMNATAQEVARNAGNTASATEEADRETRSGQAVVNRTVAAMNALAGEVERAAGVIMKVEKDSESIGTVMQVIRDIAEQTNLLALNAAIEAARAGEQGRGFAVVADEVRTLASRTQASTEEIDQVIKTLQGATREAVQVMEASRDKARTGVEQASEAGKSLTSISGAVDNITEMGTQIASAAEEQSAVVEEISRNVTSISEVASQTAEGTRQLAAASNELASLSADLQALVGRFKVAD